The uncultured Dysgonomonas sp. genome contains the following window.
CTACTTTTGTATACATGTAAATTAATTACCTTATATACCCAATGACCACAACCAATTTATTAAACAGAAGCGCGGACAACATCCGCATCCTATCGGCCTCTATGGTCGAGAAAGCCAAATCGGGCCATCCCGGAGGCGCCATGGGCGGCGCTGATTTTATCAATGTGCTTTTTTCTGAATTTCTGGTCTATGACCCGAAGAATCCTCAGTGGGAAGGCCGCGACCGTTTCTTCTTAGATCCGGGACATATGTCTCCGATGCTGTACTCCACCCTAGCCCTAGCCGGTAAGTTCAGTATGGAAGACCTTCAGGGCTTCCGCCAGTGGGGCAGCGTAACACCGGGCCATCCCGAAAGAGACATCCTGCGTGGTATCGAGAACACTTCCGGCCCGCTCGGACAAGGGCATACCTTTGCCGTGGGAGCAGCCATCGCCGCCAAGTTCCTCAAACAACGCTTCGGTGACTGCATGGATCAGACCATCTATGCCTTTATCTCCGACGGAGGCGTACAGGAAGAGATCTCACAGGGAGCAGGCCGTACGGCAGGCCACCTCGGACTCGACAACCTGATCATGTTCTACGACTCCAACGGTATCCAGCTGTCTACCAAGACCCGCGAAGTGACCGAAGAAGACGTAGCCGCCAAATATACAGCATGGGGTTGGCGTGTGATTACCATTACAGGCAACGACGCCACCGAGATCCGTGCCGCCCTGACAGAAGCCAAACAGGAAAAAGAACGCCCTACCCTGATTATCGGTAAGACCATCATGGGAAAAGGAGCAGTCAAAGCAGACGGCAGCAGCTTCGAAGACGAAACAGAAACACACGGACAACCGTTAAGCGCAGCGGGAGCCTCTTACGAGAAGACCATCGAAAACTTAGGTGGAGATCCGACAAATCCGTTCGTTATCTTCCCCGAAGTCAAAGAACTCTACGAAAAACGTGCTGCCGAACTGGCAGAGATCGTAGCCAAGAAATATGCGGCCAAAGAAGCCTGGGCAAAACAAAACCCGGAGCTGGCACAAAAGATGCAGCAGTGGTTCGACGGCTATGTACCACAAATAGACTGGGCAGCCATCGAACAGAAGCCGAACCAGGCCACCCGTGCCGCCTCAGCTACCGTACTGGGAGTATTGGCCAAACAGGTAGAGAATATGATCGTATCCTCAGCCGACCTGTCCAACTCGGACAAGACCGATGGTTTCCTCAAGCATACCCACAGCATGAAGAAAGGCGATTTCTCGGGAGCCTTCCTGCAGGCAGGCGTATCGGAGCTTACCATGGCTTGCCTGTGTATCGGTATGACCCTGCACGGAGGAGTCACGGCAGCCTGCGCCACCTTCTTTGTATTCTCCGACTATATGAAACCTGCCATCCGCCTTGCGGCGCTGATGGAACTACCCGTTAAGTTTATCTGGACACACGATGCCTTCCGTGTCGGTGAAGACGGTCCTACCCACGAACCGGTGGAACAGGAAGCCCAGATACGCCTGATGGAGAAGTTGCAGAACCACCACGGTCACAACTCGATGCTTGTTCTCCGTCCTGCCGACGTACAGGAAGCTACCGTAGCATGGAAGATGGCCATGGAAAACAAGACCACTCCGACAGGCCTTATCTTCTCACGGCAGAACATCAACGACCTGCCTGCTAAGGCAAGCCGCTATACAGAAGCCTTACAGGCTGAAAAAGGAGCTTACATAGTAGAAGAAGACGAGGACTACGATGTTATCCTGTTGGCTTCGGGTTCGGAAGTCTCAACCCTTGTAGACGGGGCTAAGCTGCTGAAAGCAGACGGCATCAAGACACGTATCGTATCGGTACCATCCGAAGGGCTGTTCCGTGCACAAAGCGAAGCCTACCAGCAAAGCGTACTTCCGGCGGACAAGCGGAAGTTCGGCCTTACAGCAGGCCTTCCTGTTACCCTTCAGGGTCTTGTAGGCGATATAGGTAAGATCTGGGGTATGAACTCCTTCGGATTCTCCGCCCCTTATAAGGTACTGGACGAGAAGCTTGGCTTTACTCCTGAGAATGTATATAATCAGGTGAAGGAATATCTGAAATGACAGTTAACAGTTAGCAGTTAGCTGTAAACAGTCATCAGTTAACAATAAAATAATCAGAATAAACAGTTGCAGGTTGTGGAATGAAGCAGCCTGCAACTTATCATTCATCAATCATAACTCATAACTATCCCATGAGCTTATTTCCCATCCCCTCAAAACCCATCGGATTGGCCAGTGACCATGCCGGCTACCCGATGAAAGAATATATCATCAGCCTGTTTAAGGAACAGGGCATCCCTTATACCGACTTGGGTACCTATGGAACGGAGAGTGTCGATTATCCCGACTTCGGCCATAAGCTGGGAGAGGCTATCGACAGCGGAGACTGCGACAAGGGCATTGCCATCTGCGGTACGGGCAACGGTATCAACATGGCATTGAACCATCACAGGCATGTAAGAAGTGCCCTTTGCTGGAACGTGGAGATCGCCAAACTGGTAAGATTACATAACGATGCCAATGTGCTGACTCTGCCGGGCAGGTTTATCTCACAGAAGGAGGCGTATCAGATGATAGAAGTTTTCTTTAATACCGACTTTGAAGGGGGGAGACATCAGGGCAGGATTGATAAGATTAATTGCTGAAGAAAGAAAAAGAATATCAAAAGTTTGTTATTAAAATGTAACAAGCTTTTCATTTTCCTACAATCTTATTATCTAAAGTTAGTTTCTTTATTCTTCAATTATTTAAAGGACATTGAAGTTTTACCTTTAACTATGTAGAAGTTTAAATAGCCCTTCAAAATTTAGAAAAAAATGCAGATTCGCTGTATTTTCTTCAAAAAAATTACACGGAAGGCAGACTCATACCCGTCAACTTACGATATAGATCAAGTGCATATACGTCAGTCATTCCTGAAATAAAGTCCAGTATCGCCAAAATACGTCCATAGAGAGTAGGGGCATCCGTTTCGAACTGTTCCGACACACGACTCAATACTAATTCTGAATACTTACCTTTGGGAGCATCATCAGTAGCAGCGGTAATGAACGTATCGAGCAGAAACCCGATGATACGGTGTCCTGCAAGTTCTATATCTACAACATCCTTCGCTTTATATATCTTTCTATAGCTTATATCATTGGCCACTTGATTTGCCTCCTTTGGCAAAGCGGATATATGGTCGATTAATGCGCCGTCAAACTTACCTTCCAATATTGCATTTTCATTGTTCAGAAACACTGTTGTACACTCATCGACCAGCAAACCGATAAGAGTTGAACGTAAATAAGCTATCTGCTCGTTAATGTCACTTACACGCTCCATTGTACGGAGCATCTTTTCCTGTTTCTCGTCAGAAAAGAAGTTCATAAAAAGGCTCTTTGTCTGTTCAGTAGAAAGTAGACCCAACTTGTGAGCATCCTCAATATCCATTGTCCTATAGCAAATATCATCGGCAGCTTCGACAAGATATACAAGCGGATGACGAGCATACTTCAACGGGGACTCTTGCAAGCAAAGCATTCCCAATCCATCGGCAATCTTTCTGAAATCCTCTTCCTCGGCCTGGAAAAAGCCGAATTTACCTTTCTTACCGGCTGCAAGCGCGGAATAAGGATATTTGGCAATGGATGCCAATGTAGAATATGTCATTACGAATCCGCCAGGACGGCGTCCTTTGAACTGATGTATCAGCATTCTGATCGAATTGGCATTCCCTTCAAAGTTGGTGAAATCTTCCCATCGTCCTTCTTCTTCCCGCACTTTCTGTTCAAGATGCCTGCCGTTCCCTTCTCTAAAATAGCTGGTAATAGCCCTTTCACCGGAATGTCCGAACGGAGGGTTCCCTAAATCGTGCGCCAGACATGCAGCAGCTACGATGGAGCTTATCTCTTCGAAATGAGCCGGAGAATCAGTATGCTTTTTTCTCAGTTCCCTGCCTATTATTTCCCCTAACGAACGCCCCACACACGACACCTCGATACTATGTGTCAGACGGTTATGCACGAAAACACTGCCCGGAAGGGGAAAAACCTGCGTCTTATTTTGCAAGCGGCGAAATGGTGACGAGAATATAAGCCTATCGTAATCACGCTGAAAATCAGTACGGTCATGATGCTTGTCATCATGGTATTTTTCCATTCCAAAACGTTTTGCAGAGAGGAGGAGTTGCCAATTCATAGAGTATCCTTTTTTATCGTAGCCAAAGATAACGAATTTAGTCAGGATAATATATTCGGCTTATGTCAATTATGAATATTATCTGTCAGACTGCTCTTCTGTTTTTATTTATTAACCTTATATTGTTAAAATGCAAGGAAAATAACAGAAACCGAATGTACCGATATGATAATCCAATTAGCGGATTAATCTTTTATTTAGACTTTGCACTCTTAGTTTTCCACTTAAGTAGTACATAAAATATTTAGTCTGTTTCGTCTAAAAAGAAAATTTCTTCCAGAGGTTTCCCAAATACTTTTGCAATCTTCAGAGCTAATACCGTTGACGGGATATATTTATTAGTCTCAATAGCATTAATCGTCTGACGGCTAACAAAAATTATCTTGGCTAGCTCTTCCTGAGTCAAATTATTAATTACCCGCTCTATTTTTATATTATTTTTCATCACTCTTCTTTTTTGAAGATTTATACAACAAAAAATTGAATCGTATTACAAAAATAATAAGAGGCGTAAACATATTATAAATTAATACATCTAAAAAATCCAAGTCATAAACGACAAAGACAGCAATAAGCAACAACAAATAGTTAATAAAAACAGCCCAAAGGAGTGAAGTGAGCCTAATATCAGCGATATATTCATCTTCCACCTTTTCTTTAGAAAATGCGAATATTACTCCCCCAATAATTAGCAATGAACAAGTAAGGGTAAAAGTCATATCTACTTTACCTTTATTAAAACCGGAAGTTCCTAACAGCCAGCTTAAATCAACTATTAAGTAATCATTCAAAAAATTATTAATGACAAAGCCAACTAGTATCCCAGTCAGTAAGATACATAAACCAATTATCTTACATCTGTGCGGAAATAAAAATCTTGTTTTCATAGTGATATCAAAATTATAAAATTATATATGCCTCAAATGTAAAGTATATTTTACTAAAAGACAAGCATACTTTACATTTTTTATTAGATAATCTAATAAAAAAATGAATAAAATAACCTGCGTTCTAGTGTACAAACTGATACTAACGAAAATAATCAATATACCAATACAATTTTATTTGCGAATTTACCTTATCCTCTTTTTTGGCATTACCCCAAAATAAGCGACCTCCGATCCCGCACATTTAAAAGAGAATCTAATATTTACCCTAGCCAACTATCGATTCACATCATTAAAAACCAAATCATTTATCTATATATTTAGCGGATAGCCTTTAGCTGTTAGCTGTTAGCTGATAGCTGATAGCTGATAGCTGATAGCTCTTTGAAATGATGAACGAGCCGCCTCAAACCCCAAGGGGCAGGGCTGTTAAGTTCTATTTTTTTACCCTCTGTGTCATATTGAACGGAGTGAAACATCTCGTTTTTCAGGGTCGGGATCCTTCGCTCCACTCAGGATGACAGCAGAAAATAACAGAACAAAGTAGAGAACTTAACAGCCCTGCCCCAAAGGGGACTTACAGAGAGGAAAAAAGTGACAGATAAAAAATAGTAGAAAATGTGTCAAGTTTGTCAAGTTTTGCACATAAGCTATTGACTGACAACTATCAGCTAATAACTAAAAAGGTGTTACTTTTGTTTCCTTTTTGCTCCTTAGTGTCTTTGTTGAGTTTTTTAACCACGAAGTAAAAGGAGTAACCCGGAGTTTTTTTGTTAACAGAATGCTTCGCTCTGCTCAGCATGGCAAGATAATTATTAATTTTTCATTATTAATTGTTTTCTGTGTTACCTTTTAACTATATATAGTTAACTAACGTAAAAAAACAGAAGATGAAAATAATGAAAAAACTGTCAGATGTGTCAGGTTTTAACTAAACATAGTTAATAAAAACAAAAAAAGGTTCCCCATTGATTAGAACTGAGAATTTCTATGCATTTATCATGCCCTTTAAGCCTCGGTATCGAAAAAGAAACTATCTTTAATCAGTCTTTTGTATTTTATTCAATTTAAAAAACAGGAATCATGAAACCTCTAAAAGCCCTCTTTTTCATAAGTTTACTGCTTATAATCTGTATATCCTGCAATAAACATGCATCCATAGAAGGATTGATCTACTACCCTAGCGATTATGTACCTGCAATGAATGTTTGCCTGAAAAATATTGAAACAGGTAGTACAATAACCTTACTGACAGGCGAATCAGAAGAGGGAGAAACGGTAAAATACAAGTTTGACAATGTACTTCCCGGCAAATATATTGTATATGCTATACCGCAAGACGATATTGACGGTGAATCGGCAGGAGGTTATACATACGCTGTTCCCTGCGGATTGGATATTACTTGTACCGACCACAATTTCATCCAATTAGATATAGAAGGAGGCGCTGTACTTACAGGGATAGATATAGCCGACTGGTATGATGAAGATATCAGGTATAATGCCGAAAATTTAGGAAAATATAACAACAGGAACTTGTTTAATATAGAAGTCTAACCAAAACTTTCTCCCTGAAAAGTAGTACCTTTGCACCCGAATTTTAAGATTCGGTATTCACAAATGAAGATTTTAAACAAGTCCTACACAGTTTCCCTGATTGTTGCTATTGCCTTCTTTATGCAAGGGCTTGATACTACTGCTGTGAATACGGCTGTACCTGCCATGGCCAAGTCGTTTGGGACGGATGTTGTTCACCTGAGTGCCGGAGTAACATCTTACCTGATCGCATTAGCTATATTCATTCCTGTCAGCGGATGGATTGCCGACCGTTTCGGAACACGTAAGGTATTTTGTTTGTCCATCATTCTTTTTATACTGGCCTCTACCCTTTGCGGCACATCGCAAAACCTGACCCAGTTTGTTATCTTCCGCATATTTCAGGGGATGGCCGGAGCTATGATGACGCCCGTAGGCCGTTTGGCCGTACTGAAAACAACGCCCAAGGAGAATCTGGTAACCGCGATGGCTTATATCACATGGCCTGCACTGGTTGCCCCTATACTCGGACCGCTGGTGGGGGGTTACCTTACTACATACTGGCACTGGCACTGGATATTTTACCTGAATATACCGATCAGTATTATCTGCGTCGTTCTTGCATGGCATCATATCCCCGAAGAAAAAGACGACACTCCGGTAAAACGGCATTTCGACTTTGTGGGATTCGTCCTCAGCGGGCTTGCCTTAGCCGGATTTATGTATGGAGTGGAATTGCTGAGCCGTACCGAAGTACCATACTATGTTTCAGGGATAGTCGTTTTGTTCAGTATTGGTCTACTGGCTTTTAATATCCGGTATTCGCGGCATATATCCAACCCATTGATAGACTATTCGGTAATCAGGATACCAACATACAGGGTTACGATATTCACGGGATCAATATCACGCATGGTAATCGGGGTAGCGCCATACCTTGTTCCTCTGATGTTTCAGGAAGGTTTCGGCTTAAGCCCTTTCGAATCGGGAACGCTGTTTCTTGCCACTATGGCCGGAAACCTTGTTATGAAGCCTGCTACGATATGGATCATGCGCCATTATAATTTCCGCACAGTACTTATCAGCAACGGGTTTATGGTTGCCGTATTTACATTCTTCACGGCACTCCTGCTACCGACTACACCAGTTGTATTAATCGTAGTGGTCATGTTCCTGTCGGGGATGTTCCGTTCCATGCAGTTCAGTGCCATTACCACACTTGCTTTTGCTGATATACCTCAACCCCGCATGACTGCCGCGAATACGCTATACAGTACTGTACAGCAGATGTCGACCGGTATGGGTATAGCTATGGGCGCTGTATTCCTCCGGTTCTCAAATATGATAAATGGCAGTACCGACCATTATTCGGTTGCGGATTTTCGTCTGGCATTCATCTTTGTCGCCATATTAGGCGTAGTCTCCCTATATGGATATACAAAACTGACGCCGGACGCCGGAGATGTGGTGAGAGTGAAGAAAAGGGATAGAAACGAATAAACAGTACCCGTCTCCTCGTAATTTACTTTACATAAGGTTTCGGATCAACTTTACCATCTATAATATCTTTTACAACCGATTGCAGCGTAGTATAAGCAAGATTGCCGTCATATACGACATTAAAGCCATATTTATCCGCACCTTTTTGCATCACAGGATCGAAACGTCCGGACTTACCTTCCTCTTCGGCAGGAGTGAACTCGAGAGTAATCGTGGAATCGATGCGGCCATCTTTGTCGGCTACATAGAATATATATTTGGTAATAGTACGGCATGGTGATACTTCGAAGCGCTCATATGCCGATACGTCTTTATCACCTACGGTAAAATGGTCGACACAGAACATATCTGCAATGCTGGTATTCCAAAGTTCGCCCTGCTGGTACGCAGTATATAATCTCGCCTTCGACACATCTGCACGGCTGTAATAACCTAAAGCATTGTAACATTCGACCAGTTTTTCGAGAGAATAGTAATCATCGGGAAAATATTCGGTCAATTCCCTGTATGCTTCAGATGCATCCTTGTAGTTTTTATTATCGAACTCAATCTTTCCGATATTATTCAGTACAGTAACATATAATTCTTTGTCTTTCTCTATTTTCGACTTAGCCACATAGAAAGTATCCAATGCCTGTTTTACATTGTCCTGATTAGCATATACTGCACCTATCATATAAAAGGCTTTCTCCGATGGATTAGGCATATTTACCGCCTTTCTGTAATTAGCCAAAGCTTTTGTATAATCATCCTGAGCAAAATAAATATCACCAAGGCCGGTATAGTATTCGGCCTGCTTCGGAGCCAGATTTATAGCCTTTTGTATATCCGCTATACCTTGCGTATGATTTCCATTTGCACTGCTGATAGAGCCTTTTACATAGAGCGCCCGTGCAGATTTCGCTTCTTTTTGTATTGCCATATCGGCATATCGGGAAGCATTGGGAAAATCATTCAGCCTGATATAAGATTCTGCAACGTACGATAACTCTTCAGCCGATGATGCACGGGGCGTATTTCCATATTCTTCTATTATTTCGGTATAGAGTCCCTTCTCAAACATTTTCTTGATATCGTCTTTTGGCTTTACAACCTGACTTTCATGTGAAAACAGAATATTACCTGAATGGCTTAAAGGAAGTATAAATAATGAAATTAATAATA
Protein-coding sequences here:
- a CDS encoding transketolase, which translates into the protein MTTTNLLNRSADNIRILSASMVEKAKSGHPGGAMGGADFINVLFSEFLVYDPKNPQWEGRDRFFLDPGHMSPMLYSTLALAGKFSMEDLQGFRQWGSVTPGHPERDILRGIENTSGPLGQGHTFAVGAAIAAKFLKQRFGDCMDQTIYAFISDGGVQEEISQGAGRTAGHLGLDNLIMFYDSNGIQLSTKTREVTEEDVAAKYTAWGWRVITITGNDATEIRAALTEAKQEKERPTLIIGKTIMGKGAVKADGSSFEDETETHGQPLSAAGASYEKTIENLGGDPTNPFVIFPEVKELYEKRAAELAEIVAKKYAAKEAWAKQNPELAQKMQQWFDGYVPQIDWAAIEQKPNQATRAASATVLGVLAKQVENMIVSSADLSNSDKTDGFLKHTHSMKKGDFSGAFLQAGVSELTMACLCIGMTLHGGVTAACATFFVFSDYMKPAIRLAALMELPVKFIWTHDAFRVGEDGPTHEPVEQEAQIRLMEKLQNHHGHNSMLVLRPADVQEATVAWKMAMENKTTPTGLIFSRQNINDLPAKASRYTEALQAEKGAYIVEEDEDYDVILLASGSEVSTLVDGAKLLKADGIKTRIVSVPSEGLFRAQSEAYQQSVLPADKRKFGLTAGLPVTLQGLVGDIGKIWGMNSFGFSAPYKVLDEKLGFTPENVYNQVKEYLK
- a CDS encoding RpiB/LacA/LacB family sugar-phosphate isomerase, coding for MSLFPIPSKPIGLASDHAGYPMKEYIISLFKEQGIPYTDLGTYGTESVDYPDFGHKLGEAIDSGDCDKGIAICGTGNGINMALNHHRHVRSALCWNVEIAKLVRLHNDANVLTLPGRFISQKEAYQMIEVFFNTDFEGGRHQGRIDKINC
- a CDS encoding deoxyguanosinetriphosphate triphosphohydrolase, translated to MNWQLLLSAKRFGMEKYHDDKHHDRTDFQRDYDRLIFSSPFRRLQNKTQVFPLPGSVFVHNRLTHSIEVSCVGRSLGEIIGRELRKKHTDSPAHFEEISSIVAAACLAHDLGNPPFGHSGERAITSYFREGNGRHLEQKVREEEGRWEDFTNFEGNANSIRMLIHQFKGRRPGGFVMTYSTLASIAKYPYSALAAGKKGKFGFFQAEEEDFRKIADGLGMLCLQESPLKYARHPLVYLVEAADDICYRTMDIEDAHKLGLLSTEQTKSLFMNFFSDEKQEKMLRTMERVSDINEQIAYLRSTLIGLLVDECTTVFLNNENAILEGKFDGALIDHISALPKEANQVANDISYRKIYKAKDVVDIELAGHRIIGFLLDTFITAATDDAPKGKYSELVLSRVSEQFETDAPTLYGRILAILDFISGMTDVYALDLYRKLTGMSLPSV
- a CDS encoding helix-turn-helix transcriptional regulator, producing the protein MKNNIKIERVINNLTQEELAKIIFVSRQTINAIETNKYIPSTVLALKIAKVFGKPLEEIFFLDETD
- a CDS encoding DHA2 family efflux MFS transporter permease subunit is translated as MKILNKSYTVSLIVAIAFFMQGLDTTAVNTAVPAMAKSFGTDVVHLSAGVTSYLIALAIFIPVSGWIADRFGTRKVFCLSIILFILASTLCGTSQNLTQFVIFRIFQGMAGAMMTPVGRLAVLKTTPKENLVTAMAYITWPALVAPILGPLVGGYLTTYWHWHWIFYLNIPISIICVVLAWHHIPEEKDDTPVKRHFDFVGFVLSGLALAGFMYGVELLSRTEVPYYVSGIVVLFSIGLLAFNIRYSRHISNPLIDYSVIRIPTYRVTIFTGSISRMVIGVAPYLVPLMFQEGFGLSPFESGTLFLATMAGNLVMKPATIWIMRHYNFRTVLISNGFMVAVFTFFTALLLPTTPVVLIVVVMFLSGMFRSMQFSAITTLAFADIPQPRMTAANTLYSTVQQMSTGMGIAMGAVFLRFSNMINGSTDHYSVADFRLAFIFVAILGVVSLYGYTKLTPDAGDVVRVKKRDRNE
- a CDS encoding tetratricopeptide repeat protein, encoding MKKAACILLISLFILPLSHSGNILFSHESQVVKPKDDIKKMFEKGLYTEIIEEYGNTPRASSAEELSYVAESYIRLNDFPNASRYADMAIQKEAKSARALYVKGSISSANGNHTQGIADIQKAINLAPKQAEYYTGLGDIYFAQDDYTKALANYRKAVNMPNPSEKAFYMIGAVYANQDNVKQALDTFYVAKSKIEKDKELYVTVLNNIGKIEFDNKNYKDASEAYRELTEYFPDDYYSLEKLVECYNALGYYSRADVSKARLYTAYQQGELWNTSIADMFCVDHFTVGDKDVSAYERFEVSPCRTITKYIFYVADKDGRIDSTITLEFTPAEEEGKSGRFDPVMQKGADKYGFNVVYDGNLAYTTLQSVVKDIIDGKVDPKPYVK